GCATCGACCTGTTCCGGGCTGAGCAGATGCCGGGCATTCTCCAGCCCCGTCTGCCAGACCACGGTCGCTTGCAGCGATTCGCTCGGCTCGGCCCGGTCGGTGAGGGTGGCGCTGAGGGCGAAGAGGCCCAGCCCGGTGGCGGGGTCGAGTTCGTTGCGTTTGTAGGCGTTCAGCAGGTTGCTGAGGGTGTTTTGCAACAGCGGGGTGGCGCCAAAAGGCAGGATGTTTTGCAGGCCGTCCAGCAGCTCGACCTGGCAATCCTCCCGCCCCTGGTTGTGCAGCCAGCAGGCGCGGACGAAGCCGAAGCGCTCGCCGGTGTGCCAGGCGCTGCGCAGCCGCAGTTGCAGATCGTGGTTGATCTCCTCGAAGACCAGTTTGTTGCCGTAGATGTTCTTATAGAGATGGCGTTCGCAGCGGTAGACGCCGGCGTAGCGCGGCGAAAACGGCTCCCACAGGTAGGTGCGCCCCTGCCGGGTCAGGCGCAGGATGGTTTTGGGGCCGGTCAGCTCGGCATGGGCGGTGATCTTGTCCACCGTTTCGTAGGGAAACAGGGCCGAGTCGGCGTTGACCCGCCCGGCCGAGAGGCCGCCGGAGCTGGAGATGAACAGCCAGTGGTCGCCGCTGCTCACCAGGCTCATGAAAAAGGGCGGCATCTGGTCATAGTGCGAGATGCGGTAGTAGGTCTCGCCGAACAGCTGCACGAACTCCCCCGTCACCGTTTTGGACTTGTCGATCAGCGGCGTGTTGCCGATCCAGAGTGGGGTGGTTGCGTGGGTCATGGGAGGAATGTCCTCATTGATAGGTGTCTGGCTAAAGAGATAATCCTCGGTCCTGAAACGTGATGCGTGAGGCGTGAGGCGGGAGGCGTGATGCGTGAGGCGTGATGCGTGAGGCGTGAGGCGTGAGGCGTGATACGTGAGGCGTGAAAATCGCCGCCGTTTTCTCACGTTTCACGCTTCACGCTTCACGGTTTATGACCTTCATAACAAATCAACCTATGCCCGTCACCCGAACCCAATCGACCGCCAGCCGCACCTGGTCTTGCTGGATCAGGCGCACGGTGGCGGCGGGCAGGCCGAAGGCGGGGCTGTGTAGGCCGTTGGTTTTGAACGGGTAGACGCCGCCCAAAGCGACGTTCAGGATCAGAAACTCCGGCGCCGCGAAGACCCAGGGGCCGACAAAGTCGATCATGGGGCGGGTGATGCGGTAGACGGTGCGGCCATCGACCGTGAAATGGAGTCGATCGGGCTGCCAGTCCACGGCGTAGACATGCCAGCCGGCGGCGCTCTCGGCCGACCAGCCGGCGGCGTCCTCGTCCGCGGGGAAATAGAACCTGTTCACCAGCCCCGTCTCGCCAAAATAGCCCGGCCCGTGCGCGGCGGCGCTGACCCAATCGGGTTCGCCCACATATTCCAGGATGTCGATCTCGCCGGTGTCGGGCCACTGGCCATAGCCCAGCATCCAGAAGGCGGGCCACACACCGATCCCCGCCGGCAGCCTGATGCGGGCGGCGGCTGTGCCGTAGGTGAAATCGAACTTCGAGCGCGTGTCGATGCGCCCGGAGATGAAGTCGAAACGCTGGCCCTGCGGCGAGAGGAAGCCGGGGCGATGGCGCGGGTGGATGATCAGGGCGCCGTGATACGCGCCCAGCGTTTCATCCCCGCTCGAGAGATAAAGGGTCTCGGGGGAATCGACATAGGCCTGCTGTTCCTGGTTGAAGATGGTTCCGGTGACGTGCACATTCCATTGCGAGCGGTCGAGTTCAGCCCCGTCGAAGTCGTCGAAGAAGAGGATGTCGGAGTCAGCCGGGTGGGGCGCAGTGAGTTTTGGCATCGGTCGGCTCAGGGAGTGGGTTGGTAGACCCGGACGAAATCGACATAGACGTTGGCGGGGAAGGGGGTGTCCGGGCTAATCAGGCCGCCCAGCGTGCCCCCGACGGCCAAGTTGAGGATCATGAAGAAGGGCTGGTCGAACACCCACCTGTCCGTCCCCACATCGGCGCGGGTCAGGGTGTGGTAGGCTTCGCCATCGAAGAACCAGCGGATCTGCTCGGCGCTCCACTCGACGGCGTAGGTGTGGAAGGCGTCGGCGATCTCTTCCTTTTGCAAGCTGCGAGCCGTCAGGCCCAGGGCGCCGGAAAAGCCCGGCCCGTGCAGCGTGCCCATGATCATATTCGGCTCCCTGCCGATATATTCCATGATGTCGATCTCGCCGCAATCGGGCCAGCCGACCGTGCTGAAATTGCTGCCCAGCATCCAGAAGGCCGGCCAGGTGCCCGCGCCGGCCGGCACCTTCATGCGGGCCTCGATCCGCCCATATTGGAATTCTTGTAGCCCCTGTGTTTTCAGCCGCGCCGACGTGAACTTGAAGCCTCCGGTCTCGTTTGGCTCTTTGCGGGCTTCGATCACCAACAAGCCGTTCTCCAGGCGGACGTTTTCGGGCCGGTCGGTGTAGATCTGCGCCTCGCCATTGCCCCAGCCACCGCCGCCCAGGTCGAAGGTCCAATTGCTGCGGTCGATGGCGGCGCCCTCGAACTCATCCTGCCAGACCAGCTGCCATCCTGCTTCGGCGGCGATGGGGATAGGCGGCGGGGTGGGGATGGGGGGCGAGGTGGGCGCGGATGTGGCGGTGGGCGTCGCCGCCGGCGAGCTGGTGGGCGTGGCCGTGGCCGTGGCCGTGGCCGTGACCAGCGGCCGCTGGCCGCCCGGCTGCGGCCGGCTGGCCGCCCGGCAGCCGGCGAGCAGGAGCGCCAGAATCAGCAACAACCCGAAAGAGCGTCGTCTCATGAGGGTGGCATTCCTTGCAGGGGGGGGTAAGCCGCGCGCGGCCAGCCGCGGCGGGCTGCATGACCGCGCCGCTGGCCCAGCGCCAGGGTGCGCCCCCAGGGGTGCGGCTCCCAGGCCGCCGTTGTTTTGGCGGAGGCTATCGGCCGGAACCCAGCCGATAGCCTGCGATTTAGCCTTTGACGGCGCCGGCGGTGAGGCCGGCGATGATGTAGCGCTGCAAGAACAGGAACAAGATCAGCATCGGCACCGTCAGCATCAGCACCGCCGCCGCCAGCGTGGGCCACTGGCTGCCATAGACGCCCTGGAACACGATCAGACCGCGCGTGATCGGGTAGTACTTCTCGCTGGTCAGGTAGATGGTGGGGGTGATGATCTCGTTCCAGACGCCGATGGAGTGCAGGACGATCACCGTGGCGATGGCCGGGCGCATCAAGGGCAGGACGATGCTCCAGACGAAGCGCAAATAGCTACAGCCATCGATGGCTGCGGCTTCGTCCAGTTCCCTGGGCACCGACTTGGCGGCGTTGACCAGAATGACGATGCCCACGGCGTTGACAACGAAGAGCAAGATGAAGCCTTGCGGCGTGTTGTAAAGCCCCAGGTTCAGGATGAGCTGAAACTGCGGGATCAAGGCCGGCGGCAGGAACAGGGCGATGACGTACAGGGTGAGCAGGAGGCTGGCATACTTCACATAGCCGCGGGCAATGGGGAAGGCGACGAAGATGCCGGTGATGATAAAGATAGCGGTGGCCGAGGCGGTGTAGATGATCGAATTGAGCAGGTATCGGGGGAAATTGGCCTTTTCCCAGGCTTCGGCGAAGTTCTGCCAATGGAACTCCGTGGCCAACCCGGTGGCGTTGGTCGAAAAGGAGGGCATCGTCTTGAGCGATGTGTTGAGCAGCATCAGCAACGGCCCCAGGTAGATGAGCGCCATCAGCACCATGATGGCATAGGAGGCAATCCTGCCCCAGTTGATCGGTTTTCTGCGGGTGTTGGATGTATTCATGCCAGAATCCTCTCTTCTCTGCGACGCAGATAGGTCTGAACCACCATACCGATGATGAGCACGAGGATGAACAAGACAATCGAAGCGGCGGCGGCATAGCCCTGCCGGAAACTCTGGGTCAGGCTCCCTGCCGCGCCGAAGCCTGTGGCATAGATCAGATAGCCCAACACCTGGGTGCCAGAGCGGTAGCCGATCAAGACCAAGAACAGTTGCCAGGCTTGCAGGCTGCCGATGATGTTCAAGAGCAGGTTGGTGTTGACGCTGGGGGTCAGCAGCGGCCAGGTGACATTCCTGAACACCTGCCAGCTGTTGGCGCCGTCGATGCTGGCCGCTTCGTAGTAGTCAGAGGGGATGGTTTGCAGGCCCGACAAGAAGATGATCATGGTAATGCCCAGATTGGCCCAGATCTGCACCACGATCACCCAGAAGAAGGCTTCGTTGGGCGAACCGCCCAGGAACTGCGGGCTGTTGCCGAAGAGTTCGAACAGCCGCGACGCCGGGCCGCCCAACGGATAGAGGAAGAGAGACCAGATCAAACCCTGAATCACCGCGCCCAAGATCACGGGCATGAAGATCAAGGTGCGGACGATGTTCCGCCCCCACAGCCGCTGGTTCAGGATCATGGCCACGATCAGGCCGAGGGTGAACTGGATGGTGGAAACGAAGAGGGAGAAGATCAGCGTCCGCCCCAGCACCGCCAGGTTATCTTTGGCTGCCTGCCCCAGGAGCAGGAACTCCCGATAGTTTTCCAGCCCAACCCAGTTGACGGGGGCGCCTTTCAAGCCGGTGGCGTCTGTGAACGAGTAGATTGTCGTTGCCAGGGAGGGGCCGAGCGCAATCACGAAATAAATCAACAGCCCCGGTAAGAGGAACAGGTAGGGCGTCCATCGTGAGCGCCCGCGACCGAAATGGTACATGGCTATCCTCCGCGCTTGAACCAAGAAGGGCTTCCTGCCGGTCGGCAGGAAGCCCTTTGGGGTCGAGTGTGGTTACTTCACGGCGTCGAGACCGGCCTGGAGGTCGGCCTGGACTTTGTCAGCAAGCTGCTGGGCATCGTCGTAGGTGCCAAAGGGCTTGAAGTACGAGGCCCAGGGATTGGCAAACTCGCCGGCGCCCTTGGGGGCCACCCAGTACTGCTCATAGCCCACGCGGAAGTTGGCGAGGTAGGGCTTGACTTCCTGCCCGATCTTCGTGTCCAGGGTCGCGGTCGGCTGGGTGGGGATGAAGCCCACCGCATTGACGAAGGCCTGGTAGTTGTCGGGGGCCGAGAACTCGGTCAGGTAGGTCAACGCCGCGTCCTTGTTGGGCGTATTGGCGGCAATGGCCCAGCCCTGGTCGTATTTCCCGAACAGGTAGGTGTTGTCTTGGGCGGTGTCGGAGCCGGGGAAGGGGATGTAGCCCCAGTCCAGGGCGGGGTTGGCGGCTTCGATGGCGGAAGCGTACCAGCTGCCACCGGAGAACATGGCCACCGCGCCGGAGGCGAAACGACCGGGGGCAGCATCGCCGGCGATGCCGCTGGCCTGCGGCTCCATCATGTTCTGGGCGTAGACCTTCATCTTCTCCCACATTTCCAGCGATTTGGCGTCGTTCCATTTGGCCGAGCCTGTCCACAAGCCCTCGACCAGCGCCGCTTGGTCGGGATACATGGCGCCGATCAGACCGTAGGCGCCGACGAAGATCGGCCAGCCGTCCTTGCCGCCGGCGGTCATGCAGGGGATGTTGGCGGCGGTGAAGGTTTCACAGGCCGTCACCAGCTCGCCCCAGGTGGTGGGAACGGCCACTTTGTTCTGCTCGAACAGGGCCTTGTTGTAGTAGATGCCGCTGTAGATCACGCGGCCGAGGTTGATGGCGTAGACCTTGCCGTTGAAGCCGCCGGCGTCCGTATTCGCAGCCGGATCGTAGTTCGCCAGGAAGGGTTGGCCGGTCAAGTCCATCAGCAAACCGGCTTCGATCAGCTGTTGCCAGTTCGGCTTGTCCACACGCTTCATGTAGGACTGGGCAGGATTGGCGAAGCCGAAGATGTCGACCAGATCGACATCGTTGGCGGTCAGCCGGGTCTGGGTCGAGGTGGCCAGGTCGTTGGCGTTCACCACCGACATCTCCACCTTGATGTTGGGATATTTGGCCTCGAACTGCTTGTTGAAGGCCTCCATGAACTCCACCATCGGCGGGTTCTGGTGCACGAGGGCGCGCAGGGTCACTGCCTGCTGCGGGGCCGGGGTGGGCGCCTGCTGTTCAGGAGCTTGTGTGGCGGCTGGAGCTGCCGGCGCCGGGGTGCTGGAGCCACCGCAAGCTGCCAGCGCCAGGGCGGCGACCAGCAAGACAAGGGTGGTGAGCAGGGAAAACGTCTTCTTGGACATCGTGGGGCTTCTCCTTTTGAGAAAATGGATGGGGTGAGAGTGGGAATGAGAGGCAGGAGGATCGGGGCGGGCGACAGACGGCGCTTGCGTTTGGCGCCTCATGGTTTCACAGCATCTTCCGGTGTGGGTTCGGGATGGCGGCGGTTCGCCAGGGCGCGGGCGGTGGGGTTCGGGGCATAGCCGTAGGCGGCCATGATTTCGTGCACGCGCGCCCGCGTCTCCGCGCTCACCTGCGGGTGGCCGTTGAGAACCCGTGAGGCCGTCGATCGGGATACGCCGGCCAGTTTTGCGATCTGTTCAAGAGTGAGTGCCATGATCCGGTTCGGAAAAGATTGGGAGCGCTTCCACAGCTAAGCCTCATTTTAGGCCCCTTTCCTTGCCCGCGCTTGTCGAAAAACGAGAAGCGCATGCACAAATCCCACAAGTTCTTTCCGCCCGCCCCCATACGCCCGCGCTGCCCCCTCCCTACCCCTCTCGC
This genomic stretch from Caldilineales bacterium harbors:
- a CDS encoding glycoside hydrolase family 16 protein; translation: MRRRSFGLLLILALLLAGCRAASRPQPGGQRPLVTATATATATPTSSPAATPTATSAPTSPPIPTPPPIPIAAEAGWQLVWQDEFEGAAIDRSNWTFDLGGGGWGNGEAQIYTDRPENVRLENGLLVIEARKEPNETGGFKFTSARLKTQGLQEFQYGRIEARMKVPAGAGTWPAFWMLGSNFSTVGWPDCGEIDIMEYIGREPNMIMGTLHGPGFSGALGLTARSLQKEEIADAFHTYAVEWSAEQIRWFFDGEAYHTLTRADVGTDRWVFDQPFFMILNLAVGGTLGGLISPDTPFPANVYVDFVRVYQPTP
- a CDS encoding carbohydrate ABC transporter permease, with the protein product MNTSNTRRKPINWGRIASYAIMVLMALIYLGPLLMLLNTSLKTMPSFSTNATGLATEFHWQNFAEAWEKANFPRYLLNSIIYTASATAIFIITGIFVAFPIARGYVKYASLLLTLYVIALFLPPALIPQFQLILNLGLYNTPQGFILLFVVNAVGIVILVNAAKSVPRELDEAAAIDGCSYLRFVWSIVLPLMRPAIATVIVLHSIGVWNEIITPTIYLTSEKYYPITRGLIVFQGVYGSQWPTLAAAVLMLTVPMLILFLFLQRYIIAGLTAGAVKG
- a CDS encoding sugar ABC transporter permease, which gives rise to MYHFGRGRSRWTPYLFLLPGLLIYFVIALGPSLATTIYSFTDATGLKGAPVNWVGLENYREFLLLGQAAKDNLAVLGRTLIFSLFVSTIQFTLGLIVAMILNQRLWGRNIVRTLIFMPVILGAVIQGLIWSLFLYPLGGPASRLFELFGNSPQFLGGSPNEAFFWVIVVQIWANLGITMIIFLSGLQTIPSDYYEAASIDGANSWQVFRNVTWPLLTPSVNTNLLLNIIGSLQAWQLFLVLIGYRSGTQVLGYLIYATGFGAAGSLTQSFRQGYAAAASIVLFILVLIIGMVVQTYLRRREERILA
- a CDS encoding extracellular solute-binding protein, with the protein product MSKKTFSLLTTLVLLVAALALAACGGSSTPAPAAPAATQAPEQQAPTPAPQQAVTLRALVHQNPPMVEFMEAFNKQFEAKYPNIKVEMSVVNANDLATSTQTRLTANDVDLVDIFGFANPAQSYMKRVDKPNWQQLIEAGLLMDLTGQPFLANYDPAANTDAGGFNGKVYAINLGRVIYSGIYYNKALFEQNKVAVPTTWGELVTACETFTAANIPCMTAGGKDGWPIFVGAYGLIGAMYPDQAALVEGLWTGSAKWNDAKSLEMWEKMKVYAQNMMEPQASGIAGDAAPGRFASGAVAMFSGGSWYASAIEAANPALDWGYIPFPGSDTAQDNTYLFGKYDQGWAIAANTPNKDAALTYLTEFSAPDNYQAFVNAVGFIPTQPTATLDTKIGQEVKPYLANFRVGYEQYWVAPKGAGEFANPWASYFKPFGTYDDAQQLADKVQADLQAGLDAVK
- a CDS encoding LacI family DNA-binding transcriptional regulator gives rise to the protein MALTLEQIAKLAGVSRSTASRVLNGHPQVSAETRARVHEIMAAYGYAPNPTARALANRRHPEPTPEDAVKP
- a CDS encoding glycoside hydrolase family 16 protein, which translates into the protein MPKLTAPHPADSDILFFDDFDGAELDRSQWNVHVTGTIFNQEQQAYVDSPETLYLSSGDETLGAYHGALIIHPRHRPGFLSPQGQRFDFISGRIDTRSKFDFTYGTAAARIRLPAGIGVWPAFWMLGYGQWPDTGEIDILEYVGEPDWVSAAAHGPGYFGETGLVNRFYFPADEDAAGWSAESAAGWHVYAVDWQPDRLHFTVDGRTVYRITRPMIDFVGPWVFAAPEFLILNVALGGVYPFKTNGLHSPAFGLPAATVRLIQQDQVRLAVDWVRVTGIG